DNA from Castor canadensis chromosome 3, mCasCan1.hap1v2, whole genome shotgun sequence:
GTTTGCCATTtgaaattagtattttaaaaaacctttattatgttgtatTTATGATACTAGGCTGCATAATTGTAGACTAGtcctatttaaagaaaaaactaaaattttaatgttttgtagAAAAACTTTACCAATTTGATAGTGGTAAAACTACATACTGTGTTTCTATAGATCTATATCCTGAAGTTACCAAACAAATGTAATAACCATTCTTGGGATAAGAAGCCAAAGCATTAATTTTCTGCTTTAATAGAGGACAGTTACTGGTGTTAAATACATTTATTGTAAACTTTAGACACAAAAATAGGTTCTCTAGGCCATTCACATGCACATTATAACCAAAAAGCTGCAAACTACGACAATGCATATAGTTATACAAATGATGCCACTCTGTGACGATTCCAGGATTGTTGTCCATGCACGTTGATCAGTTGATCAGTGTTACCTATTATGAAGCCTTAAGATCCAGAAGTGTTGTTACTACCAAACCTCTGATTAACACTGTGTAGTAAGTGTTTTGGAAGGCAGTTCCATGAGTTGGCTAACATTTCTTTAAAGCAAATGACTGCTTCTAAGCTTAGCCTGAAAGTGgacaaggaaaaataatttcattttattgtttagaAGTACATTaacttaaacaaaaactaaaaacctctgtatttaaagatttttataggAATTGGTTGTATCAGTGAAAACTTGTTGCCTTTAAGAAATCCATAAACCTGTTtttacttagttttatttttttttaagagcactAATTTGAAGTGTTAAGTGCTAAGTAAAAAGTTACATACCGTACAAGAGATTTTGGCTGAACTGAAAATATAAGTATTTCATTGCTGTGTGCCTAAAATATAGAgatgaagaaaacattaaaatgcaaatgcttcACAAAATAAGTTTTAGTAGCAATATAAAGTGGTATACTTACTGCTCTGTGATGGACCAGTAGGTTGTTTGCACACCCACCAAAAACAATTACTTCTCCTTCATCACTGGCACAAGCTGTATGCCATAAtctgaatttaaaacaaaaacttgagtTTGAAGTcacccaaaagaccaaatttatCATTTTACAGTACAAAGTAGAGATGTAAAAGAAAGACTAGAGATTTTAAAGTAGTTCAAAGAGAAAATCTGAAGGAAGCATTATAATTAAAAAGCAGaagctagaaaaaaatcaatgtttattATCTGGatatttttatctctctctctagTTTGAACTGAGTGATCTGTTTTCTAGGTCTAtgccctctcctccttcctcttttcatAGGCAAGGTAAGTTGGCCTTACACAGAACATCTGAGGGTTGCCAAAAACCTTACCTTAGTAAACTATCAAAGGCTCCTGTCAAAGGCTCCAAGTCTGATAACTCTATGAAAAGGTCATTTAGGCCAAGTGAAGTCTTAGTGGCATGGCTGTACTTGGAGAGGCTTTGAATGTCAATGCTGAGTGTATCATTGCCTGTAGAAATTTTTTCATTAACGGAAATAACTTATCAGTGTTAACAGGCTCTTTCTTAAAGGTAATTTGACCCTTTAATCTTTGTTGTACAGTGCTACTGCAAATCTAATCATGTTCTTGATTTTGTTCCCCCCCCTGTATATTCTTTAAGATTTCAAAACTGCCCTTTAAAGCTCCCCCCCctcttttgggggaggggaggcacgtttctgtttttaattgacaATCTAGGTGGAATTCAACTCGGGTAAAGCgcttaatataaattttaactaTTTAGTAATAGTATGATAACAGAAGGAAGAAGCAAATGTACTAATCCAGCACTATTCTTCATACACACATGATGGAAAGAGAGCATCTGATATTCAGATACTGCTTTACTTTGAAAAGTATGTTAAGACTTAGTGAATGTCAAGATTTTCATAAGGGTGACAGATACAGTGCAGCCAAAGCACCCTCAATTCTTACCATCCTTGTACTTCCACAGGCCTCATTAATTCAGTGTAAGAGTTAACTGTTAAATAGTTCATACCTTGGTTTTTCAGTGTAGGGATGATTAAATTGTATCCATTCATTTTTACTGATGCAGTAAGTCCAGGCATCACCTGATTGAACCAAAGAAAAAGCTATGAAGTATGTTTGTTCTGTCAATACGACACTGACATTTAAAGGGCACTGCTTTAGCAAGAAAGAATTAGGTCatgtttcctccctccctcccttaaaTAAACATGTTGTAGCCCTTTAAATGCTCTAGGTCCTTTCTTTACTGGACAAAATGGGTTTGTGTCATAAGTGCAGTTACAGTAAAATTACCAGTGTATTGCAGGGACAAAATGGCTGGTCATGGTGATGCACACCACTAATCAATGAGgcaaagaggatgaggcaggaggatcacgagttcaaccAGCCTGGTCTATACTTTTGTGctagttgagtggctcaagtgattgagttcaaacccaagtcccactaAAATACTTACAGCtattatttgtagatgacatagCACGTATAATACCAACTATGTATGACACATAATAATATATATGATTAtgacacatataaatacatatgtttaaAGGACTCTCTTACTTAATGGCTGTTTATCAGTGGTAAATCctccaaagagaaaaagatgatCTGAAGAAACTGGTGTTAGTGAGTGCCAGGATCGGCCAATGGGGCATGTGCCTTGCGGAATTCTGAAAATAATAACTAAGTTACAATATCAGTGCTTGACAGCAGAGAAGAACTGAAGTCTTCTTTTACAAATTATATGGAAAAAGGTTTCTTAGCATTAAGTAAGAATAAAGTACCTGCTTTATACTGACCTATTTTCTTAAAGGCAGAATCAAGACTttttttcaacaaacatttaccaCAGGCTGTATCAAGcacatagaaatagaaataaaatttcttaagGACCCTATTGTAATCCTGTTTACTTAAAttcataattacagaaaattttaagCAAGTCTCATTATATaatagggaagaagaaaaatctgaaagtttCTTAGAAAACTTTTCTAAGTAGTTATCTAAAGTGATACCTACAATTCATTCCACTCCCATGTATCCAGATTAAGAAAGTGAAGATCATTCATTCTGGCATCCTAAAAAAGGAATAAGTAAGTAGTTAAGcattttgaagaaatgaaaagaaaatcatcaaaACTGCTCATATACTCACTCGGTATCTCCCACCAAACACAAAGCCTTTGTTTCCAACAGTTGCACAGGCATGGGCAGCACGAGGTGAAGGTGCTTTACcctattaaaaagttaaataagtgAATCTTGTATAAAGAGGGAAAATACCACAGTCTTTACCAGATGGAGGATAAGAATATGCCAGGCTAAGGCTTTATTTAAAAGCTGAAGTGCAGACTATTGCAGAGAACAGCAATACTAAAAGCTGACTTTCAAAACTGAGAATTTAATATCTTTGAGAAGTGTTACTGAATGGGCtggttactataacaaaattattaccttgttttttaaaataaagactggCACATTATTTCTGTCACAGGGGAAAGAAATCTAATCTTTAACTTAAGTTCCAATATAAAACCAGATTATGTAATTATAAACAATTATAGCTACCACATGAGATTAGATGTTGAGTTAGTCTTCTTTAGTCATTAAACTTTTCTGAGTTCTAATTCCTTGGAGAATAATGAAAGCTATGAATTGCCTCACTCCAGAAAATAAGAATCAAGTATCAGTTTTATACCATCTCCCAAACTCTGGTGTATCCCCCTTTTCCTCTAAGTAGTCTGGCTTCATTATTCTCCAGTAACTCACAGTAGTTATAGGCTGGCTCCAGGTAAATGTTTCAGTGTCTAAAATATGTACGTGATCATTCCATCCTCTTGGATGACTTGaattctacagaaaagtaagagtgtgttattttataaataatgtttgTAAAATTATACAGCCCTCATCTGATTATTAACaagtaaaatgaacaaaactaTCAGTGAATGTAAAATGGATTATTTCAACATACTATGTAGGAAAGTATGTAATTTCACTTACCCAAAAAGATGTTTCATCAAATTCAAAAGTTCCCAATACTTTATCTTCAGGTAAATATCCataccctccaaaaaaaatcaacctgTTTAATAAAGAACCAGACACTATAGATTCAAATATCCACAAGGTAGGATACAgagaatttttcttattttgaaatatatagtatgAATTGAAAAGGTACacataagtatatgaaaatatttgtgcAAACAGTAATGACTAACATTTATATCTTAGGTGCTAAGTTAAATGCTTTCATGTATTACTTAATCTAAGGTGTATTTTATGCTTATAATGCTTCCTGACTAGGATACTTGAGTCCACATAAAAACCTAAACCTATAGTGCTTCTAACTTACTTGTTTTTATATACCCAGACACCAAGTTTGTCCTTTGATGATGGAGGAATTCCTTGGCAATCAATTCTTTCCCATTGTAATACTCTGTCTGTAGATCTTGAATCCAGCATGTAGAACTGtcagaaataattatttcagtTAGGTATGGTTATATAGAAGAAATTCAACTTTAGCCTTTATTTTTTACTGTGatttataataataaagataTCATCTAATTCAGTGCTACTAAAATTATGACTGCAGACTGGCTGGCAGACTAGTTTTTACTCAAGATTATGAACTTGTGCCAGGAgccactggtggttcacacctataatcctagctacttgagcgGGTCacggctcaaggccagcccaggcagaatagttcttgagacccccatctccaaaataactagatgaaaaaaaaaaaaaaaaaaaagaccaaaatggactagggatgtggttcaagcagtac
Protein-coding regions in this window:
- the Klhdc2 gene encoding kelch domain-containing protein 2 isoform X2, with product MILELQEALHIVNYLLSPSLLWRYKKKINTEGDVPPSMSGSCAVCVDRVLYLFGGHHSRGNTNKFYMLDSRSTDRVLQWERIDCQGIPPSSKDKLGVWVYKNKLIFFGGYGYLPEDKVLGTFEFDETSFWNSSHPRGWNDHVHILDTETFTWSQPITTGKAPSPRAAHACATVGNKGFVFGGRYRDARMNDLHFLNLDTWEWNELIPQGTCPIGRSWHSLTPVSSDHLFLFGGFTTDKQPLSDAWTYCISKNEWIQFNHPYTEKPRLWHTACASDEGEVIVFGGCANNLLVHHRAAHSNEILIFSVQPKSLVRLSLEAVICFKEMLANSWNCLPKHLLHSVNQRFGSNNTSGS
- the Klhdc2 gene encoding kelch domain-containing protein 2 isoform X1; this encodes MADGNEDLRADDLPGPAFESYEAMELACPAERSGHVAVSDGRHMFVWGGYKSNQVRGLYDFYLPREELWIYNMETGRWKKINTEGDVPPSMSGSCAVCVDRVLYLFGGHHSRGNTNKFYMLDSRSTDRVLQWERIDCQGIPPSSKDKLGVWVYKNKLIFFGGYGYLPEDKVLGTFEFDETSFWNSSHPRGWNDHVHILDTETFTWSQPITTGKAPSPRAAHACATVGNKGFVFGGRYRDARMNDLHFLNLDTWEWNELIPQGTCPIGRSWHSLTPVSSDHLFLFGGFTTDKQPLSDAWTYCISKNEWIQFNHPYTEKPRLWHTACASDEGEVIVFGGCANNLLVHHRAAHSNEILIFSVQPKSLVRLSLEAVICFKEMLANSWNCLPKHLLHSVNQRFGSNNTSGS